Proteins encoded together in one Streptomyces umbrinus window:
- a CDS encoding nuclear transport factor 2 family protein, with translation MNPFRKAVEDGDHAAVVGLLAEDVVFTSPVVFKPYAGKPITAAILGAVIEVFEDFHYIREIENPDGRDVVLVFEARVGDRALQGCDILHFDEDGHVDELTVMVRPLSAAQALQAAMAARFESVEKQASGAS, from the coding sequence ATGAATCCCTTCCGCAAGGCGGTGGAGGACGGCGACCACGCGGCCGTCGTCGGCCTGCTCGCCGAGGACGTCGTGTTCACCAGCCCCGTGGTGTTCAAGCCGTACGCCGGAAAGCCGATCACCGCGGCGATCCTGGGCGCGGTCATCGAGGTCTTCGAGGACTTCCACTACATCCGCGAGATCGAGAACCCGGACGGCCGGGACGTCGTCCTCGTCTTCGAGGCACGGGTGGGCGACCGCGCACTCCAGGGCTGCGACATCCTGCACTTCGACGAGGACGGCCACGTCGACGAGCTCACCGTCATGGTCCGCCCGCTGTCGGCGGCCCAGGCACTCCAGGCCGCGATGGCGGCCCGGTTCGAGTCCGTCGAGAAGCAGGCGTCGGGCGCGTCCTGA
- the crcB gene encoding fluoride efflux transporter CrcB → MTTPHSDTVDEPAELRAPARRPSVWRGQGPAVVAVSVGGAIGASARYGASLLWPTHTGGFPWTTFWVNVVGCFVIGVFMVVITEVWAAHRLVRPFFGTGVLGGFTTFSTYAVDIQRLVDTGHPRTGLAYLAATLVAALAAVWLAVTAVRRVLAWRRRR, encoded by the coding sequence ATGACCACCCCCCATTCCGACACGGTGGACGAACCGGCGGAACTCCGCGCGCCCGCCCGGCGGCCCTCGGTCTGGCGGGGGCAGGGGCCGGCCGTGGTGGCGGTCTCGGTGGGCGGCGCGATCGGCGCCTCGGCGCGCTACGGGGCCTCGCTCCTGTGGCCCACGCACACGGGCGGCTTCCCGTGGACCACGTTCTGGGTCAACGTCGTCGGATGTTTCGTGATCGGCGTCTTCATGGTCGTGATCACCGAGGTGTGGGCGGCCCACCGGCTGGTACGACCGTTCTTCGGCACCGGAGTGCTCGGCGGCTTCACCACCTTCTCGACGTACGCCGTCGACATCCAGAGACTGGTCGACACGGGCCATCCCCGCACCGGCCTCGCCTACCTCGCCGCGACCCTGGTGGCGGCGCTCGCGGCGGTCTGGCTCGCGGTGACGGCCGTGCGGCGGGTCCTGGCGTGGCGGCGGCGCCGATGA
- a CDS encoding DUF190 domain-containing protein has translation MTRLTGKALRVTVFIGENDTRHRKPLYSQIVHRARAAGLAGASVFRGIEGFGASSLIHTTRLLSLSEDLPVAVVIVDTEERVRAFLPELDELVGEGMVILDSCEVIRYVGREEPAGEPGDTGGKGKKPL, from the coding sequence ATGACGAGGCTGACGGGCAAGGCCCTGCGGGTGACCGTCTTCATCGGCGAGAACGACACCCGGCACCGCAAGCCGCTGTACTCGCAGATCGTGCACCGCGCTCGCGCGGCGGGACTCGCCGGAGCGAGCGTGTTCCGGGGCATCGAGGGCTTCGGCGCGTCCTCGCTGATCCACACCACGCGGCTGCTGTCGCTGAGCGAGGACCTGCCGGTGGCGGTCGTCATCGTGGACACGGAGGAGCGCGTACGAGCCTTCCTGCCGGAGCTCGACGAGCTGGTGGGGGAGGGGATGGTGATCCTCGACAGCTGCGAGGTGATCCGTTACGTCGGCCGGGAGGAGCCCGCCGGTGAACCCGGTGACACGGGCGGGAAAGGTAAGAAGCCGTTGTGA
- the crcB gene encoding fluoride efflux transporter CrcB, giving the protein MNWVLVIVGGMVGAPLRYLTDRAVQSRHDTVFPWGTFTVNVVGCLILGTLTGAAVAGAASSHLQLLLGTGLCGALTTYSTFSFETLRLTEDGARLYAAANVIASVVAGLGAAFAGVSVAEALWA; this is encoded by the coding sequence GTGAACTGGGTGCTGGTGATCGTCGGCGGCATGGTCGGTGCGCCGCTGCGCTATCTCACCGACCGCGCGGTGCAGTCCCGCCACGACACGGTCTTCCCCTGGGGCACCTTCACGGTGAACGTCGTCGGCTGTCTGATTCTGGGCACTCTCACCGGCGCTGCCGTGGCCGGAGCGGCCTCCTCGCACCTCCAGCTGCTGCTCGGCACCGGCCTGTGCGGAGCGCTCACCACGTACTCGACGTTCTCGTTCGAGACCCTGCGGCTGACCGAGGACGGGGCCCGTCTCTACGCCGCCGCCAACGTGATCGCGAGCGTGGTCGCGGGACTCGGTGCGGCGTTTGCGGGCGTTTCGGTGGCCGAGGCCCTCTGGGCGTAG